Proteins from one Sabethes cyaneus chromosome 2, idSabCyanKW18_F2, whole genome shotgun sequence genomic window:
- the LOC128737106 gene encoding bestrophin-2-like has product MTISYSAEVPNGSNFGCFWPVLFKWRGSVYKLIWRELLAYLCVYYTLNLTYRYGLTEDGRRVFERIRNYCGQQQGTVQLSFVLGFYVTLVVHRWWNQYRLLPWPDTLALFVNAAIQGHDEIGRLMRRNIMRYMVLAYVITLQKVSLRVKRRFPTWQHLVDAGLMLENERKIFEKLDLGSPMSKYWMPLVWATNIINRARKEELIPSDHIVQTLLMELSDIRRRLGQIFSYNTVCVPLVYTQVATLVLYSYLAAAVMGSQMIPTYDEKTRTYTELDVYFPLFAILQFVFYVGWLKVAEVIINPFGEDDDDFELNWLIDRHIKASYMIVDEMHNEHPELLKDQYWDEVVPKELPYTVASEHYRREEPKGSAEHYVVKESEAVYANIGGEKRSRNEEVYADYESVDTPMIERRKGWFGRQMTSMRSSSTAYSSGGLSSHNRQNSVYSSPDAELTKPITTGDQPLQKLSLYDKFVNRKSVRNRRQIMKQNSKISRNGSLISNVPPKARPRIPTPDVTKDTKVHPLSGITTHSVQLEKTSNIASGVALMATQLANNPSIYPASAATTLNSNDLPVVGTLLLTPIKELDSSLGSNTLHAGQSATAALAKSILPPTIKRPVSSYVKDGQTSSIGKAGSCSTDTVIMIPITNTVSSNSTDSGPVTVATASDAIPISVTSIPLAFTAEPANTGSFITELPCDDSVGITTMTLNDGKKSPNSKASSSATSTLSKRKPEHSEVYV; this is encoded by the exons GGTATTCGAACGAATACGAAACTACTGCGGGCAACAGCAAGGAACTGTGCAACTTTCATTCGTTCTGGGCTTCTACGTTACTCTAGTGGTGCATAGATGGTGGAACCAGTACCGATTGCTACCCTGGCCAGACACGCTTGCCTTATTCGTTAATGCCGCTATTCAGGGTCAC GACGAAATCGGGCGACTGATGCGACGAAACATTATGCGCTACATGGTTCTTGCATACGTAATTACACTGCAAAAGGTTTCGCTGCGCGTTAAACGACGCTTCCCAACCTGGCAGCATCTGGTGGATGCCGGTCTGATGCTGGAGAATGAacgtaaaattttcgaaaaactggatTTAGGGAGTCCAATGTCTAAATATTGGATGCCCCTGGTATGGGCCACCAATATTATAAACCGTGCCAGAAAGGAAGAACTCATCCCTTCCGATCACATTGTACAGACTTTATTAATGGAACTGTCCGACATTCGAAGAAGGCTGGGACAAATTTTTAGCTACAATACGGTATGCGTCCCACTAGTATATACTCAAGTGGCCACGCTGGTGTTGTATTCCTACTTGGCGGCGGCCGTTATGGGCAGTCAAATGATCCCTACGTACGACGAAAAGACTCGTACTTACACAGAACTAGATGTATATTTCCCGCTTTTCGCCATCCTGCAGTTCGTATTTTACGTTGGTTGGTTGAAAGTTGCAGAAGTAATAATCAATCCATTCGGTGAAGATGACGATGACTTTGAACTGAATTGGCTAATCGACAGACATATTAAGGCTTCCTATATGATTGTTGATGAGATGCATAACGAACATCCAGAATTACTGAAAGACCAGTACTGGGATGAAGTAGTTCCGAAAGAACTACCATACACAGTAGCTTCCGAACACTACCGACGAGAGGAGCCGAAAGGATCTGCTGAACACTATGTCGTCAAAGAGTCTGAAGCAGTTTATGCCAACATAGGCGGTGAAAAACGATCACGAAATGAAGAAGTTTATGCCGATTAT GAAAGTGTAGACACTCCAATGATTGAACGACGGAAAGGATGGTTTGGACGACAGATGACTTCGATGCGCAGTTCATCAACAGCATATTCATCCGGTGGCTTGTCTAGCCACAATCGACAAAACTCGGTATATTCTAGTCCTGATGCAGAACTTACAAAACCAATAACCACCGGTGATCAACCCCTCCAGAAGCTTAGCTTATACGATAAATTCGTGAACCGGAAATCTGTACGCAATCGACGACAgattatgaaacaaa ACTCCAAAATCAGTCGAAATGGCTCCTTGATATCTAACGTGCCACCGAAAGCTAGACCACGTATCCCTACGCCTGATGTTACAAAAGACACCAAAGTGCACCCTCTTTCTGGTATCACTACCCACTCAGTACAATTAGAAAAAACATCAAACATTGCATCCGGTGTAGCACTGATGGCCACTCAG TTGGCCAACAACCCGTCCATCTATCCAGCTTCAGCAGCAACCACACTGAACAGTAACGATTTACCCGTAGTGGGTACGCTGCTGCTAACTCCAATCAAAGAGCTGGATTCCAGCTTAGGTTCGAATACTCTGCATGCCGGTCAGTCTGCGACGGCTGCCCTGGCAAAATCAATTTTGCCGCCAACCATCAAACGTCCCG TGTCTAGTTATGTCAAAGATGGCCAAACATCTTCGATAGGAAAAGCGGGCAGTTGTTCCACCGACACGGTGATCATGATTCCCATAACAAACACCGTTTCATCCAATAGCACAGATAGTGGCCCTGTAACGGTCGCTACTGCTTCCGATGCCATCCCTATCTCAGTTACCTCGATACCACTCGCGTTTACCGCGGAGCCCGCCAATACCGGCTCCTTTATCACCGAGCTTCCATGTGATGATAGCGTCGGGATCACCACCATGACGCTAAACGATGGGAAAAAATCACCCAATTCTAAAGCGTCTTCTTCTGCCACTTCTACACTGAGCAAACGGAAACCGGAACATAGTGAGGTGTACGTGTAA
- the LOC128733931 gene encoding transmembrane 9 superfamily member 3, producing the protein MKPSIGTPLLVALLMALVGADEHTHMYEDHEEVVLWMNTVGPYHNRQETYAYFSLPFCVGTKQTISHYHETMSEALQGVELEFSGYEIDFKDDIAPTEICMVELTEKKYKAFVYAVMNQYWYQMYIDDLPIWGVVGKEEDKKYYIYTHKKFDVSYNGKQIVDVTLTPEKKEQLKVGAKIKFTYEVNWKPSNVKFEDRFDKYLDPNFFQHRIHWFSIFNSFMMVIFLVGLVSMILMRTLRKDYARYSKDEEADDMERDLGDEYGWKQIHGDVFRPASNAMLFSALIGAGYQLTSVVLCVITFAILGELYTERGSLLSTSIFVYAATSPINGYFGGSLYARMSGKLWIKQMLLSAFIIPALVCGTAFFINFIAIYYHASRAIPFGTMVAVTCICIFVILPLTLIGTIVGRNLDGQPDYPCRVNAVPRPIPEKKWFMEPLVIILLGGVLPFGSIFIEMYFIFTSFWAYKIYYVYGFMLLVFLILIIVTVCVTIVCTYFLLNAEDYRWQWTSFMSAASTAIYVYIYSFYYFFFKTKMYGLFQTAFYFGYMALFSGTLGIICGTVGYIGTNIFVRKIYSNVKID; encoded by the exons ATGAAACCATCAATAGGTACGCCACTACTTGTGGCACTTTTAATGGCTCTCGTTGGTGCCGACGAACACACTCATATG TACGAAGATCACGAAGAAGTGGTTCTATGGATGAACACGGTCGGCCCTTACCACAATCGGCAGGAGACGTACGCTTATTTTTCGTTGCCGTTTTGCGTTGGAACCAAACAGACCATCAGTCATTACCACGAGACTATGAGTGAAGCCCTTCAGGGAGTAGAGCTAGAGTTTAGTGGATACGAAATCGATTTTAAGG aTGATATTGCGCCCACGGAAATTTGCATGGTTGAACTTACCGAGAAGAAATACAAAGCATTTGTGTATGCAGTCATGAATCAGTACTGGTACCAGATGTACATTGACGATTTGCCCATTTGGGGGGTGGTTGGTAAGGAGGAGGATAAAAAGTATTACATTTATACTCACAAAAAATTCGACGTGAGTTACAACGGTAAGCAGATAGTTGACGTAACTTTGACACCGGAAAAGAAGGAGCAACTTAAGGTGGGTGCAAAGATTAAGTTCACCTATGAAGTCAACTGGAAACCGAGCAATGTTAAATTCGAGGATCGATTCGACAAATATCTGGACCCGAATTTTTTCCAACATCGGATACATTGGTTCAGTATTTTCAATAGCTTCATGATGGTTATCTTCTTGGTTGGGTTGGTATCGATGATCCTAATGCGAACATTGCGGAAAGATTACGCTCGGTACAGCAAGGATGAAGAGGCGGATGATATG GAACGAGATCTTGGAGATGAATACGGCTGGAAACAGATTCATGGTGACGTCTTCAGACCTGCATCTAACGCAATGCTATTTTCTGCATTGATCGGCGCTGGTTATCAACTTACTTCGGTGGTTTTGTGCGTTATTACTTTTGCCATTCTTGGAGAATTATACACGGA ACGAGGATCATTGTTATCGACATCGATATTCGTATATGCCGCGACATCCCCCATTAATGGTTATTTCGGTGGATCTCTGTACGCACGAATGAGTGGCAAGTTGTGGATCAAACAGATGCTGCTGTCAGCTTTCATTATTCCTGCTTTGGTTTGTGGAACAGCATTTTTCATAAATTTCATTGCGATTTACTATCACGCATCGAGAGCCATTCCCTTCGGAACAATG GTGGCTGTAACATGTATCTGTATTTTCGTGATATTGCCACTGACGTTAATTGGCACTATTGTTGGGCGTAATCTCGATGGACAACCGGACTATCCATGTCGTGTAAACGCCGTTCCTCGTCCAATCCCGGAGAAAAAGTGGTTTATGGAGCCGCTTGTAATCATATTGCTTGGTGGAGTGCTTCCGTTCGGATCGATTTTCATAGAAAT GTACTTTATATTCACGTCCTTCTGGGCGTACAAGATCTACTACGTGTATGGATTTATGCTGCTTGTGTTCTTGATCCTGATAATCGTGACCGTCTGCGTAACAATCGTCTGCACCTACTTTTTGCTCAATGCTGAAGACTATCGATGGCAGTGGACCAGTTTTATGTCAGCGGCGTCTACTGCAATCTACGTGTACATCTATTCGTTTTACTACTTTTTCTTCAAGACAAA aaTGTACGGTCTGTTCCAGACGGCGTTCTACTTCGGTTACATGGCGCTATTTTCCGGTACTCTTGGCATCATCTGCGGCACGGTTGGCTACATCGGAACGAACATTTTCGTGCGAAAGATTTATTCCAATGTGAAAATTGACTAA